The Silene latifolia isolate original U9 population unplaced genomic scaffold, ASM4854445v1 scaffold_159, whole genome shotgun sequence genome window below encodes:
- the LOC141637960 gene encoding uncharacterized protein LOC141637960 gives MSHQLRQLTSNNKRISEITESSFSSSQRSFKLQSQGVNNLQLLNHTPTPTPTPTPPPTTKTTVEPFSRRVVDVYCTCFGTWPKKFGINKNKQISFDSTSPMATTAANEQLRGPLDMGKKNYGGQRIREELQREVSVLERMLSHEEKIREIMQQAYNRKPGMEFTLPNYLPPKMKEVLSELVMVEDEIARLETQIQKIQNDTKSEHEATQKLATKQLATISKLRNASTSKPNPHDETNDQLEQLPSYDNKALHFISKAINGGGYSLNDFTISNHKIGTQSSTSTLGNSSSTLENRKESGINDRVIIAKSSGMLKPSASPMREFRHPPASPLRDFRHPTPKPQERSSTEFRADQARKALPGQTKMEEMSSGTKWQPNKLSENIMKTIILLYVRLIRTSRQSEIEKSGPVSRSLNYTAVSFRKEAGVNLSTSLVLNKESKQQDPYGVFDIEGAVRRDIGPYKNLVVFSSSSLEPKFVSHPSSISLFQKLRGLLSSLQKVDLRSLTEQHKLAFWMNIYNACIMHGYLKFGVPTSPDKLINLLNKATLNVGGKIVNAQAIERCILRKPTQSTTKQVEMDTKEAIIHEQYGLKSVNSNVIFGLCYGTRSSPAVRIYTAEGVTSELEKSKLEYLLASISVTSSKKIWLPELLIENMVDFANDMDSLVHWVCQQLPTSGSLRKSIVDCFRGVASNSGRILSQPANNVETLSFQFEFQYLLQV, from the exons ATGTCCCACCAACTTAGACAGTTAACCTCAAACAACAAGAGAATAAGTGAAATTACTGAAAGCTCCTTTTCATCTTCTCAAAGATCATTTAAACTTCAATCTCAAGGTGTTAATAATCTACAACTACTTAATCatacaccaacaccaacaccaacaccaacaccaccaccaacaactaaAACAACAGTTGAACCCTTTTCTCGTCGTGTCGTCGACGTTTATTGCACCTGTTTCGGAACTTGGCCTAAGAAATTTGGCatcaacaagaacaagcaaaTTTCTTTTGATTCTACGTCTCCCATGGCAACCACCGCGGCTAATGAGCAACTTAGAGGGCCGCTCGACATg ggaAAGAAAAATTATGGTGGTCAACGGATAAGAGAAGAGTTGCAAAGAGAG GTATCAGTGCTGGAAAGAATGCTTAGCCATGAAGAGAAGATACGTGAAATCATGCAACAAGCGTATAATCGAAAACCTGGCATGGAATTTACTCTCCCTAATTATCTTCCTCCTAAG ATGAAAGAGGTATTGTCTGAGCTAGTAATGGTTGAAGATGAGATTGCTAGGCTTGAAACCCAAATACAAAAGATTCAAAATGACACTAAAAGTGAGCATGAAGCTACACAAAAATTAGCAACAAAACAACTCGCAACGATTTCAAAATTACGAAATGCAAGTACTTCCAAACCCAACCCACATGATGAGACTAATGATCAACTAGAACAACTGCCTTCTTATGATAACAAGGCTTTGCATTTCATTAGCAAAGCCATCAATGGCGGCGGCTATAGTCTCAATGATTTCACCATCAGTAATCACAAGATTGGAACCCAAAGCTCGACTAGTACTCTAGGTAACTCGTCTTCCACTTTAGAGAACCGCAAAGAAAGTGGAATTAATGACAGGGTTATCATTGCTAAGAGCAGTGGGATGCTCAAGCCTTCAGCTTCACCAATGCGAGAGTTTAGACATCCTCCAGCTTCGCCTTTACGTGATTTTAGACATCCCACTCCTAAG CCACAAGAAAGGAGCAGTACAGAATTCCGAGCAGATCAAGCCAGAAAAGCCTTACCGGGACAAACAAAAATGGAAGAGATGAGTAGCGGAACAAAATGGCAACCAAACAAGCTATCTGAAAACATAATGAAGACAATAATCCTGCTATATGTGAGACTAATACGAACATCAAGGCAAAGTGAGATCGAGAAATCAGGACCAGTATCAAGATCCTTAAATTATACTGCAGTGAGTTTCAGAAAAGAAGCAGGGGTGAATTTATCAACAAGTTTAGTACTTAACAAGGAGTCGAAACAGCAAGACCCGTATGGTGTTTTTGATATAGAAGGGGCTGTTAGAAGAGACATTGGTCCTTATAAGAATCTTGTTGTCTTTTCGTCAAGTTCTTTGGAACCTAAGTTTGTTTCTCATCCTAGCTCAATCTCTTTGTTTCAGAAGTTAAG GGGCTTACTTAGCAGTCTTCAGAAGGTGGACCTTCGATCCTTGACCGAACAGCATAAGCTTGCGTTTTGGATGAATATATACAATGCTTGCATAATGCAT GGATATCTCAAGTTTGGTGTGCCTACTAGCCCAGATAAGCTGATCAATTTGCTGAACAAG GCAACTCTTAACGTAGGAGGGAAGATTGTGAATGCGCAAGCCATAGAACGTTGTATCTTGAGGAAACCGACCCAATCAACCACAAAACAG GTTGAAATGGATACCAAGGAAGCAATCATTCATGAACAATACGGGCTGAAATCAGTAAATTCAAATGTCATTTTCGGCTTATGCTATGGAACCCGATCATCTCCTGCT GTGAGAATATACACAGCAGAGGGAGTAACATCAGAGCTAGAAAAATCAAAATTGGAATACCTACTAGCATCAATATCGGTAACTAGTTCAAAGAAGATTTGGTTGCCGGAGTTACTGATTGAAAACATGGTTGATTTTGCAAACGACATGGATTCCTTAGTACATTGGGTTTGTCAACAATTACCCACCTCTGGTTCACTCAGAAAATCGATTGTCGATTGTTTTCGAGGGGTCGCAAGTAATAGTGGTAGGATTTTGTCACAACCTGCTAATAATGTTGAGACATTGTCATTTCAATTTGAGTTTCAGTATCTACTACAAGTAtga